In the Paramisgurnus dabryanus chromosome 5, PD_genome_1.1, whole genome shotgun sequence genome, one interval contains:
- the paxx gene encoding protein PAXX codes for MENNTTESKSVLCTLLDKNDQRKYVFFTQNKPGKDIDIGFTNGEDVWKTHFSEEILSQFMKKFSLKSTEDYTLKLKCACKAGSAFVSLQEGSAVLHLGPEPTDFSLTLSKLTDSEGKTEVKDLLFKMADSLTQLENAGTASSFSPFKSLQKRNTEFELRNRPSGPTIAVRKRLVGDSLINPGTRRKKSATGVAFDDGDDE; via the exons ATGGAAAACAATACTACCGAGTCAAAATCTGTCCTTTGCACATTGTTAGATAAAAACGATCAGCGCAAGTATGTGTTTTTTACGCAAAACAAACCAGGAAAAGACATAGACATAGG ATTTACCAATGGTGAAGATGTCtggaaaacacatttttcagAGGAGATCCTGTCTCagttt ATGAAAAAGTTTTCATTAAAGTCAACAGAAGATTATACTCTCAAGCTAAA ATGTGCATGTAAGGCTGGCAGTGCATTCGTGAGCCTACAGGAGGGAAGTGCAGTGCTACATTTAGGACCTGAGCCCACAGACTTCAGTCTGACTCTGTCAAAACTCACTGACTCTGAGGGAAAAACAGAAGTCAAAGACCTGCTCTTTAAGATGGCTGACAGCCTGACACAGCTAGAGAATGCAG GCACAGCATCTTCATTTAGTCCATTCAAGAGCCTTCAGAAAAGAAATACTG AATTTGAACTTAGAAATCGGCCAAGCGGTCCAACAATTGCAGTTAGAAAACGCCTTGTTGGGGATTCTCTAATCAACCCAGGAACAAGAAG GAAGAAATCTGCGACAGGTGTGGCCTTTGACGACGGAGATGATGAATAA
- the dph7 gene encoding diphthine methyltransferase codes for MVWQSRTRTLQVFDTELSADTVEWCPIPEWSHIVACGTYQLQKSDDKTAEECIAPSRIGRLYLFQCNTQRSFSPPLTETQRIDTPAILDLKWCHVPISEHPLLGMATAGGEIKLYKLNEPKQGTCVLECELSTVLGPDRLALSLDWSTGRGESNDVRVVSSDSTGSLTVLSLGEAGLTAECQWKAHDFEAWISAFSYWDTQVVYSGGDDCKLKGWDLRMGPTLPTFTSKRHTMGVCSIHSNPHREHILATGSYDENVLLWDGRNMKQPLSETAVGGGVWRLKWHPNHEHLLLAACMHNDFHILHCQQAIDGQDAPCPILASYILHNSLAYGADWSRLPLSYSAPPSPQEPPKTSVGLSESGGHLRIQYESPTASFDMSLEDDSGRYVPEPEKSSAPEPPALSVKDSQSLSCLLATCSFYDHMLHVWRWDWSPEEKQEAPDPAHSS; via the exons ATGGTTTGGCAGTCACGAACCCGAACACTTCAAGTGTTTGATACGGAGTTAAGCGCCGATACGGTGGAGTGGTGTCCTATACCAGAATGGTCTCATATTGTGGCATGTGGGACTTACCAACTTCAAAAAAGCGATGATAAG ACAGCAGAGGAATGTATTGCACCGAGCAGAATAGGTCGACTATATCTGTTTCAATGTAACACACAGCGATCATTTAGCCCTCCACTCACTGAGACTCAACGCATAGACACTCCTGCTATACTGGATCTTAAGTG GTGTCATGTGCCGATATCAGAGCACCCACTATTGGGTATGGCCACCGCTGGAGGAGAAATTAAGCTGTACAAACTTAACGAGCCTAAG CAGGGCACCTGTGTTCTGGAATGTGAGTTAAGCACAGTGTTGGGTCCTGACAGGCTGGCATTATCATTGGATTGGTCTACAGGGAGAGGCGAGAG CAATGATGTCCGTGTGGTGTCCAGTGACTCCACTGGCTCTCTCACAGTGCTGTCTCTGGGGGAAGCTGGTTTGACTGCCGAGTGTCAGTGGAAAGCTCATGACTTTGAGGCGTGGATCTCTGCATTTAGTTACTGGGATACTCAGGTTGTTTATTCGG GTGGTGATGACTGCAAACTAAAGGGCTGGGATTTAAGAATGGGTCCCACTTTGCCCACCTTCACCAGCAAGag ACACACTATGGGAGTGTGCAGCATACACAGTAACCCTCACAGAGAACACATACTAGCCACTGGAAG CTACGATGAGAACGTGTTGTTATGGGATGGAAGGAACATGAAGCAGCCTTTGAGTGAGACTGCTGTTGGTGGGGGCGTTTGGAGACTCAAGTGGCATCCAAATCACGAGCACTTGTTGCTGGCCGCGTGTATGCATAATGATTTCCATATTCTCCACTGCCAGCAAGCTATAG ATGGACAAGATGCACCATGCCCGATCCTGGCTTCTTATATTCTACATAACTCTTTAGCATACGGAGCAGACTGGTCCAGATTACCCCTTAGCTACTCCGCTCCCCCCTCTCCTCAGGAGCCACCAAAAACCAGCGTCGGGCTCTCTGAGTCTGGAGGTCACCTCAGGATCCAGTATGAATCCCCTACTGCCAGCTTTGACATGTCGCTGGAGGATGACTCTGGGCGCTACGTACCAGAACCAGAAAAAAGTTCTGCTCCAGAACCTCCCGCTCTCTCTGTTAAAGACTCGCAGTCTCTGTCCTGCCTGCTGGCTACCTGCTCTTTCTACGACCACATGCTGCACGTTTGGAGATGGGACTGGAGCCCGGAAGAAAAACAGGAAGCGCCTGATCCTGCCCACTCGTCCTGA
- the mrpl41 gene encoding large ribosomal subunit protein mL41 produces MGVLSTLTRGLVRGADRMSEFTSKRGPNTFYKSRGARPTGVLTSSRKFIPVRAMIPEFVVPNLEGFNLKPYVSYKAPAGTEQPMTPESLFSQVVAPQIERDIEEGVFNKDNLEKYGLEKTQDGKLFKLYPKNFAR; encoded by the coding sequence ATGGGGGTCCTGTCAACTCTTACACGGGGGCTCGTGAGAGGAGCTGACAGAATGTCCGAGTTCACGAGCAAACGCGGGCCCAATACCTTCTACAAGAGCCGAGGTGCCAGACCCACCGGAGTGCTGACCTCCAGCAGAAAATTCATTCCTGTCCGGGCTATGATACCAGAATTTGTGGTGCCAAACTTGGAGGGCTTTAACCTGAAACCCTATGTATCATACAAGGCTCCAGCAGGAACGGAGCAGCCCATGACTCCAGAGTCTCTCTTCAGTCAAGTGGTGGCTCCACAGATCGAAAGAGACATTGAGGAGGGCGTTTTCAATAAGGACAATCTTGAGAAATATGGATTGGAGAAAACACAAGATGGAAAGTTGTTCAAGCTGTACCCCAAAAACTTTGCCCGTTAG